TTAAAAAATATCAAAAAATTGCACCAACTATCGTCTTTGATTTTAATAAACACAAATACTTAGACCAGCAACAAGAATTAGCTAAAATCGTTGGTAAAGAAAAAGAAGAACAAAAATGGGAAAAAGATTGGAAAGAAAAAACTAAAACTGATGCTGCAGAAATTAAATCACATATTGGTAAAGATGCAACAGTATCAATTTTTGATGAATTTGACAAAAAACTTTATACTTATGGCGATAACTGGGGTAGAGGTGGCGAAGTTTTATATCAAGCCTTCGGATTGAAAATGCCTACCAAAGTTGATGAGTTAACGAAAAAAGAAGGTTGGGCAGAAGTTAAACAAGAAAAACTAGCTGATTACGCTGGTGATTATATTGTTTCAACACGACAAGGAAAAGCTAAACCAAGTTACGAATCAACAGACTTATGGAAAAATATACCTGCAGTTAAACAAGACAAAGTCATTAGTGTAGACGCAACATCTTATTGGTATAATGATCCATACACTTTAGATTTCATGCGTAAAGATTTGAAGAAAAAACTTTTAGAAAAATAATATTAAATAAATGAATTATCAGTGAGTTGTTATGGGGAAAAGCGAGAGTATAGTATATAAACATCTCTGATTACAGAGAAAGTGTCAATTTCTATCGAAATAATATAGAAATTGACGCTTTTTTTATCAAATTTTGTAATTTAATGCGTTACTATTTTTCTTATGTTTATGCAATTGAGATATAATTAAACAAATAATTGATTATAATCAACATTCGAGTGAAATCCTAAATAGCTTTCATATTATTAGGAAAGCGAGTCATACAAAAGTAAAAGTTAATAAAAGAAAGGTAAGGAACTTATAGTGAAATGCCTGAGCTTGTCCTCTAGGAAAGCAAGCTCTATAATAAAGAGAGTTGTTTATATAAGTGATAGTAAAATGATTACAATTAATCATTTAAGACCTATTAATTTGGAATTTATATCCCAAATTCTTTTATTGGTAAAAAAGAAAGCGTAATATGTAAAAAAAT
The genomic region above belongs to Staphylococcus durrellii and contains:
- a CDS encoding ABC transporter substrate-binding protein encodes the protein MKKLLLPLIALVLILAACGNKSDSDDKSKKEATKSYTLDSGKKIDIPKDPKRVASVAPTYAPGLKFLGANLVAVSNQVDQSSVIKDKFKGVTRVGDNDVEKVAKTKPDLIIVYSTDKNIKKYQKIAPTIVFDFNKHKYLDQQQELAKIVGKEKEEQKWEKDWKEKTKTDAAEIKSHIGKDATVSIFDEFDKKLYTYGDNWGRGGEVLYQAFGLKMPTKVDELTKKEGWAEVKQEKLADYAGDYIVSTRQGKAKPSYESTDLWKNIPAVKQDKVISVDATSYWYNDPYTLDFMRKDLKKKLLEK